One Kitasatospora sp. NBC_01266 genomic window carries:
- a CDS encoding WapI family immunity protein, giving the protein MLLSDHASAVELFPLRYQFPTTGGDPYDDNWLVIGGKVTTPQGAWSFADPCLLTGEAREVTAWLCAVAAGTVAVTGRDAEGELAPDTWFVEPVLAFSVADRSEGGAVIRIHLSLEAAPPWQQGDERTGIYQYAVEVRVDTEALLHAADQWDLALASFPAR; this is encoded by the coding sequence GTGCTATTGAGTGATCACGCGAGCGCCGTCGAACTCTTCCCCCTGCGCTACCAGTTCCCCACCACCGGGGGAGACCCGTACGACGACAACTGGCTGGTCATCGGCGGGAAGGTGACGACTCCCCAGGGCGCCTGGTCGTTCGCCGATCCATGCCTGCTGACCGGCGAAGCCCGCGAGGTGACCGCCTGGCTGTGTGCGGTGGCGGCGGGGACAGTGGCCGTGACCGGTCGGGACGCCGAGGGCGAGTTGGCCCCGGATACCTGGTTCGTCGAGCCGGTCCTGGCCTTCAGCGTCGCCGATCGGAGCGAGGGCGGGGCGGTGATTCGCATCCACCTGTCCTTGGAGGCTGCACCCCCGTGGCAGCAGGGCGACGAGAGAACGGGCATCTACCAGTACGCCGTGGAGGTTCGGGTGGATACGGAAGCCCTGCTTCACGCCGCCGACCAGTGGGATCTTGCTCTCGCGTCCTTCCCGGCCCGCTGA
- a CDS encoding HAD domain-containing protein, whose translation MDGESVRCQRPLLLLDVDGPLNPFGGMPNRRPAGFETHRLMPPSWEAAELARLEAWGRPGKHPTPLPVWLNPGHGAELAALPFELVWATTWEDEANTFIAPLIGLPELPFIAGSTPRPTPGGKVFWKTPEIVSWAAGRAFAWVDDEITSADHHWVAAHHEGLALLHRVDPHIGLTSEDFRALEDWAAALCGSA comes from the coding sequence ATGGATGGTGAGTCGGTTCGGTGTCAACGGCCGTTGCTGCTGCTCGACGTCGATGGTCCGCTCAACCCGTTCGGTGGGATGCCGAACCGGCGCCCGGCCGGCTTCGAGACGCACCGGCTTATGCCGCCGAGCTGGGAGGCTGCCGAGCTCGCGCGCTTGGAGGCCTGGGGGCGGCCGGGGAAGCATCCGACGCCGTTGCCGGTGTGGCTGAACCCGGGCCACGGGGCTGAGCTGGCAGCGCTTCCGTTCGAGTTGGTGTGGGCCACAACGTGGGAGGACGAGGCCAATACCTTCATCGCACCGTTGATCGGCCTACCCGAACTGCCGTTCATCGCCGGGTCGACGCCACGCCCCACGCCGGGCGGGAAGGTGTTCTGGAAGACCCCGGAGATCGTCTCCTGGGCGGCCGGTCGAGCGTTCGCCTGGGTGGACGACGAGATCACCAGCGCGGATCACCACTGGGTGGCCGCCCACCACGAGGGACTGGCGCTGCTGCACCGGGTCGATCCGCATATCGGCCTGACCTCTGAGGACTTCCGCGCCCTCGAAGACTGGGCCGCAGCCCTGTGCGGCTCGGCTTGA
- a CDS encoding DUF6966 domain-containing protein, producing MAALTELSSLLWSYDVQHWAAWIEHDRELIDGGDDEGIRHFLSAFGGMGSLNDLIIHPANGHPVSADQVDAVNDQFQRLKSEAYGLAGVLR from the coding sequence GTGGCCGCGCTCACCGAACTGTCGAGCCTCCTTTGGAGCTACGACGTTCAGCACTGGGCGGCCTGGATTGAGCATGACCGTGAGCTCATCGACGGCGGTGACGATGAGGGAATCCGCCACTTCCTCAGTGCTTTCGGCGGTATGGGCAGCCTCAACGACCTGATCATCCACCCAGCCAACGGGCACCCGGTTTCAGCCGACCAGGTCGACGCGGTGAACGACCAGTTCCAGCGCCTGAAGAGCGAGGCCTACGGGCTCGCGGGCGTACTGCGGTAG
- a CDS encoding S1 RNA-binding domain-containing protein translates to MYRITPYDPADIDAAAGAGSTSIAYDSQERVAAACVAAVAGFALDAAVEQVTIDNPMAEGFFSFSVHAGSGGHGLSGLFPYDGVGFHDGARVQLATGLGLLRAMVLREGAWCRLRANNGFFVHVGDRDDIYVGGARDFENAVFRTRVLGLHVDRLASSPYDPALDETDASQAAGEEFWSEVGALVADRGGVLLEERPTGNAYRWHRLTTAHEVEAVRQRLTPRARLAVWPDLTDDVDVIRAAVVRGERLQLLVRQHPGGGFHAARVAEPGMGRADVPNPQISAGPGHRAALVPLEPADRRPLLAAVLPDGDGVLRARWRTNRSQADERRTFLGSLRIGDAVSGVVATGLNDIGVYVHLDDDLGRFLGFLRVPEMSWTRFDSVDDIAPIGREIRAEIISVDFAREQVSLSMKALQPDPWRLYADTHNVGDSVSGTVTKLVPFGAFVQVEEGVEGLVHLTELVDHDVEAPQEVLAVGDQVRAAVLDVDRERRRISLSLKRARPE, encoded by the coding sequence GTGTACCGCATCACTCCGTACGACCCTGCTGACATCGACGCGGCGGCCGGCGCAGGTAGTACCTCCATCGCGTATGACTCCCAGGAACGCGTCGCTGCTGCCTGTGTGGCAGCCGTGGCGGGGTTCGCGCTCGATGCCGCCGTCGAGCAGGTGACGATCGACAACCCCATGGCCGAGGGCTTCTTCTCCTTCTCCGTCCACGCGGGAAGCGGAGGGCACGGGCTGAGCGGACTCTTCCCCTATGACGGCGTCGGCTTCCACGACGGCGCGCGCGTCCAACTCGCCACCGGTCTCGGGTTGTTGCGGGCGATGGTGCTGCGCGAGGGTGCCTGGTGCCGGCTGCGGGCGAACAACGGCTTCTTCGTCCACGTCGGCGACCGGGACGACATATACGTCGGCGGCGCCCGGGACTTCGAGAACGCCGTGTTCCGCACCCGCGTTCTTGGGCTGCACGTCGACCGGCTCGCGAGCTCACCCTACGATCCGGCTCTCGACGAGACGGACGCCTCGCAGGCCGCCGGCGAGGAGTTCTGGTCTGAGGTCGGCGCACTGGTCGCGGACCGCGGTGGGGTCCTGCTGGAGGAACGTCCGACCGGCAACGCCTACCGCTGGCACCGCCTGACGACCGCTCACGAGGTCGAGGCTGTGCGTCAGCGTCTGACCCCACGGGCGCGGCTGGCGGTTTGGCCGGACCTCACCGACGACGTTGACGTGATCCGCGCCGCCGTCGTGCGCGGGGAGCGCCTCCAACTGCTTGTGCGGCAGCATCCCGGTGGGGGATTCCACGCGGCGCGGGTCGCAGAACCGGGCATGGGCCGGGCAGACGTGCCGAATCCCCAGATTTCGGCCGGCCCGGGCCACCGCGCTGCATTGGTTCCGCTGGAACCAGCTGATCGCCGCCCCCTTCTCGCTGCGGTTTTGCCCGACGGGGACGGTGTCCTGCGGGCGCGCTGGCGCACCAATCGGAGTCAGGCGGACGAGCGCCGGACGTTCCTGGGCTCCTTGCGGATTGGAGACGCGGTTTCCGGGGTCGTCGCGACGGGACTCAACGACATCGGGGTGTATGTGCACCTCGATGACGACCTGGGCCGTTTCCTCGGCTTCCTGCGTGTTCCCGAGATGTCCTGGACCCGCTTTGACTCGGTGGACGACATCGCCCCGATCGGTCGGGAAATCCGCGCCGAGATCATCAGTGTCGACTTCGCACGGGAACAGGTGAGCCTGTCCATGAAGGCGCTGCAGCCCGATCCCTGGCGGCTCTATGCCGATACCCACAACGTCGGCGACTCGGTCTCGGGGACGGTGACCAAGCTGGTGCCGTTCGGCGCGTTTGTCCAGGTGGAGGAGGGCGTCGAGGGCCTCGTCCACCTCACCGAGTTGGTCGATCACGACGTCGAGGCCCCGCAGGAGGTGCTCGCCGTCGGCGACCAGGTTCGTGCTGCCGTCCTCGACGTGGACCGCGAGCGTCGCCGCATCAGCCTTTCTCTCAAACGCGCCCGGCCGGAATGA
- a CDS encoding SMI1/KNR4 family protein: MSYESWAGVREQIQALTKAPGASSVFGFHGHKFLLEDPLTAGELDELEGQLGVRLPEDYREFLTQVGSGGAGPGYGVFPVRRVDGRWRWEGDGADLADLARLSEPFPVQGPDSAELDALQEECPQEEDFDEEEDFDEAMGEWDARWEALMWNPERTVGAIALCHLGCAYRQWLIVSGPERGRIWSDDRADERDLEPLLGPGQEPVTFALWYRSWLAQASRSIAASR, encoded by the coding sequence ATGAGTTATGAATCTTGGGCGGGAGTCCGCGAGCAGATACAGGCACTGACGAAGGCGCCGGGTGCGAGCTCAGTCTTCGGGTTCCACGGTCACAAGTTCCTGCTGGAGGATCCGCTCACCGCAGGCGAGCTGGACGAGCTGGAGGGTCAGCTGGGTGTTCGACTTCCCGAGGACTACCGGGAGTTCTTGACCCAGGTCGGTTCCGGCGGTGCCGGCCCGGGCTACGGGGTCTTTCCGGTACGCCGCGTGGACGGGCGGTGGCGGTGGGAGGGCGACGGGGCGGATCTGGCGGATTTGGCCCGCCTGTCCGAGCCCTTCCCGGTCCAGGGTCCCGATTCCGCCGAGCTCGACGCTCTCCAGGAGGAGTGTCCCCAGGAGGAGGACTTCGACGAGGAGGAAGACTTCGACGAGGCGATGGGCGAATGGGATGCGAGGTGGGAGGCGCTGATGTGGAATCCCGAGCGGACCGTCGGCGCCATCGCCCTGTGCCATTTGGGCTGCGCCTACCGGCAGTGGCTGATCGTCAGCGGTCCCGAACGCGGTCGCATCTGGTCCGACGACCGGGCGGACGAGCGTGACCTTGAGCCGCTCCTCGGGCCTGGGCAAGAGCCCGTGACGTTCGCCCTCTGGTATCGGAGCTGGCTGGCACAGGCCAGCCGCTCGATAGCAGCGAGCCGCTGA
- a CDS encoding YwqG family protein has product MTSWNAELSAIAHQHLPADIADKWTALLRPCARLALGAGGGQAAARLGGVPALPHDTDWPVWEGHGPLSFVASVDCAALPTGELDIPLPADGTLLFFYFDGQLDDGDALVIVDDRDSWDGARVIYVPAGTETVDHPTPEGLTPYPQVSLTAQLTASDLDPWHPVTQRTFGGPGWDPRDHPISDEAFGKAVGKTWDGPCHRIGGHPMSVQNPVEYEVAHALLGGSTSWHSPELAEEAERWLLLAQIDSDSDADMMWGDVGSLYWLIRRKDLAEKRFDQAVFTWQCG; this is encoded by the coding sequence ATGACCTCGTGGAACGCCGAACTGTCCGCCATCGCCCACCAGCACCTGCCGGCGGACATCGCCGACAAGTGGACCGCCCTGCTGCGGCCCTGCGCCCGCCTTGCCCTTGGAGCCGGCGGAGGGCAGGCGGCTGCCAGGCTCGGCGGCGTCCCCGCGTTGCCCCACGACACCGACTGGCCGGTCTGGGAAGGACACGGACCGCTGTCCTTCGTGGCCTCGGTGGACTGCGCGGCACTGCCGACCGGTGAGCTGGACATACCGCTCCCGGCGGACGGCACGCTGCTGTTCTTCTACTTCGACGGCCAGCTGGACGACGGCGACGCGCTGGTCATCGTCGACGACCGGGACAGCTGGGACGGAGCCCGCGTCATCTACGTCCCCGCCGGGACCGAGACCGTCGACCACCCGACCCCGGAAGGCCTGACGCCCTATCCGCAGGTCAGCCTCACCGCGCAGCTGACCGCCTCCGACCTCGACCCGTGGCACCCCGTTACCCAGCGCACCTTCGGCGGACCGGGCTGGGACCCGCGCGACCACCCCATCAGTGACGAAGCCTTCGGGAAGGCCGTCGGCAAGACCTGGGACGGACCGTGCCACCGCATCGGCGGCCACCCGATGTCCGTCCAGAACCCCGTCGAGTACGAGGTCGCGCACGCCCTCCTCGGCGGCAGCACCTCCTGGCACTCGCCGGAGCTGGCCGAGGAGGCCGAGCGCTGGCTGCTGCTCGCGCAGATCGACAGCGACAGCGACGCCGACATGATGTGGGGCGACGTCGGCTCGCTGTACTGGCTCATCCGCCGAAAGGACCTGGCCGAGAAGCGGTTCGACCAGGCGGTCTTCACCTGGCAATGCGGCTGA
- a CDS encoding pilin yields MVVSSALFLTLSAAGDAFAGTAVVAGPPTLDQVFGNITLWITGIVATVATTFLTVGGLRYLLAGGDPGEVMKAKNAVKSAGLGYMLAILAPVILDVLKGLVGSK; encoded by the coding sequence ATGGTCGTCTCCAGCGCGCTGTTCCTGACCCTCTCGGCCGCGGGTGACGCGTTCGCGGGGACGGCCGTGGTGGCCGGTCCACCGACGCTCGACCAGGTCTTCGGGAACATCACGTTGTGGATCACCGGGATCGTCGCCACAGTGGCCACCACGTTCCTGACCGTCGGCGGGCTGCGCTACCTGCTGGCCGGGGGTGACCCGGGCGAGGTGATGAAGGCGAAGAACGCGGTAAAGTCCGCCGGACTCGGCTACATGCTCGCGATCCTCGCCCCGGTGATCCTGGACGTGCTCAAGGGCCTGGTCGGCAGCAAGTGA
- a CDS encoding PrgI family protein: MNQYSREDDGWPSLVKIPAEVERDDTILGPLTARQSIQLGVLMAALWLGYQATKQFVPPLFYLAAAVPIGTAGTIAVLTRREGLTLDRWLLAAWRHSRSPRRLVPAADSCDGPFPWQAAAQREQPATPPAELRLPIADVGPDGVIDAAGAGRVVLSRAGTVNFGLRTAGEQQALIAGFARWLNALTGPVQILVRSQRLEIGPAIAELEQAAGSLPHPLLEEACREHADFLAELAAEQELLSRQVLVVHREPGCDRAAGMRAQRRAEEAVGLLAAAEVPLRPLSGAEAFAQVAAATAPDTPVHPDPALPNSPVTLISDGGAL; this comes from the coding sequence GTGAACCAGTACTCCCGCGAGGACGACGGCTGGCCCTCGCTCGTCAAGATCCCCGCCGAGGTAGAGCGGGACGACACAATCCTCGGCCCGCTGACAGCACGTCAGAGCATTCAGCTCGGTGTGCTCATGGCCGCGCTGTGGCTCGGCTACCAGGCGACAAAGCAGTTCGTTCCCCCACTGTTCTACCTGGCAGCCGCCGTCCCCATCGGCACGGCGGGCACCATTGCCGTCCTCACCCGCCGTGAAGGCCTCACTCTCGACCGCTGGCTGCTCGCCGCGTGGCGCCACTCCCGCTCCCCGCGACGCCTGGTGCCGGCCGCCGACTCCTGTGACGGCCCGTTTCCCTGGCAGGCCGCCGCGCAACGGGAGCAGCCGGCGACGCCCCCGGCCGAGCTGCGGCTGCCGATCGCGGATGTCGGGCCGGACGGAGTAATCGACGCCGCCGGTGCCGGCCGCGTCGTGCTCAGCCGGGCCGGGACCGTCAACTTCGGCTTGCGGACCGCGGGTGAGCAGCAGGCGCTGATCGCCGGGTTCGCGCGGTGGCTGAACGCCTTGACCGGGCCGGTGCAGATCCTGGTGCGCTCCCAGCGTCTGGAGATCGGACCCGCGATCGCCGAGTTGGAACAGGCCGCCGGCTCGCTCCCGCACCCGCTGCTGGAGGAGGCATGCCGGGAGCACGCCGACTTCCTCGCCGAACTGGCCGCTGAACAGGAGCTGCTCTCCCGTCAGGTGCTGGTGGTCCACCGCGAGCCCGGATGCGATCGCGCGGCCGGGATGAGGGCGCAGCGCCGGGCCGAAGAAGCGGTCGGGCTGCTCGCGGCGGCTGAAGTTCCGCTGCGGCCCCTGTCCGGAGCGGAGGCGTTCGCGCAGGTGGCTGCAGCGACCGCACCGGACACCCCAGTACATCCCGACCCGGCGCTGCCGAACTCGCCGGTCACTCTCATCAGCGACGGAGGTGCCCTGTGA
- a CDS encoding VirB4 family type IV secretion system protein, protein MKAHQATCAVVGLGPDSLQVEARVLAVGDLLATTLLVTGYPAEVGAGWLEPLLSYPGRLDVSLHIDPVPAALAADRLRKQRARLEASRRAGAGRGQLEDPETEAAAQDAAELAWRVARGEGKLFRVGLYLTVYSTNRVQLAEEISAVRAIAESMLLRCEVATWRALQGWTSCLPLGVDQLGAKRTFDTAALAACFPFASPDLPAADSGSPSAVGSVLLGLNTSASGLVLWDRFAQDNHNSVTLARSGAGKSYLAKLEALRLLYRGVRIFVIDPEDEYVRLAQAVGGTTVRLGTEGVRINPLDLTQEDESSPDRLTRRALFLHSFLAVLLGGAIDSAGKALLDTAILTAYREAGITSDPRTHTRPAPLLADLANALSEAADPTAHHLADRLAPFTSGSHRRLFEGPTMHLTNSHLTVYSLREVPDELKATATMLTLDAAWRTVTNPRERRPRLVIVDEAWLLMREEQGARFLNRMAKGSRKYWAGLSVITQDSADLLATDLGKAVVANAATQILLRQAPQAIDAVTDAFRLSAGEAAYLLSAPQGQALLCAGPGQRAAFSSVASPAEHQLVTTNPGETGAAVEEAR, encoded by the coding sequence GTGAAGGCCCATCAGGCGACCTGCGCAGTGGTGGGGCTGGGGCCGGACAGCCTCCAGGTCGAGGCGCGGGTGCTGGCGGTCGGTGATCTGCTCGCCACCACGCTCCTCGTCACCGGGTACCCGGCCGAGGTCGGCGCGGGCTGGCTGGAGCCGCTGCTGAGCTACCCGGGTCGGCTGGACGTCAGTCTCCACATCGACCCAGTGCCCGCCGCGCTCGCGGCCGACCGGCTGCGCAAGCAGCGTGCCCGACTGGAGGCGAGCCGTCGCGCGGGTGCGGGGCGCGGGCAGTTGGAGGATCCGGAGACGGAGGCCGCCGCGCAGGATGCCGCCGAGCTGGCCTGGCGCGTCGCACGAGGTGAGGGGAAGCTGTTCCGCGTCGGTCTCTACCTCACCGTCTACTCCACCAACCGCGTGCAGTTGGCAGAGGAGATCTCGGCGGTGCGCGCGATCGCCGAGTCGATGCTGCTGCGCTGCGAGGTCGCAACCTGGCGCGCCTTGCAGGGCTGGACCAGCTGCCTGCCGCTGGGCGTCGACCAGCTCGGCGCGAAGCGGACCTTCGACACGGCGGCGCTCGCCGCCTGCTTCCCTTTCGCCTCGCCCGATCTTCCCGCCGCCGATTCCGGATCGCCGTCGGCCGTGGGATCGGTGCTGCTCGGCTTGAACACCTCGGCGTCCGGGCTGGTGCTGTGGGACCGCTTCGCGCAGGACAACCACAACTCGGTCACGCTGGCCCGCTCCGGGGCCGGGAAGTCCTATCTCGCCAAGCTCGAAGCCCTGCGGCTGCTCTACCGCGGCGTGCGGATCTTCGTGATCGACCCGGAGGACGAATACGTCCGCCTCGCACAGGCAGTGGGCGGAACCACCGTCCGGCTGGGCACCGAGGGCGTTCGGATCAACCCTCTCGACCTCACCCAGGAGGACGAGAGCAGCCCCGATCGGCTCACCCGCCGAGCTCTGTTCCTGCACAGCTTCCTGGCCGTCCTGCTCGGTGGCGCCATCGACAGTGCCGGCAAAGCTCTCCTGGACACAGCCATCCTCACCGCCTACCGCGAAGCCGGAATCACCTCCGATCCGCGCACCCACACCCGACCGGCTCCTCTGCTGGCCGATCTCGCCAATGCACTCTCCGAGGCCGCCGATCCCACCGCGCACCACCTGGCGGACCGGCTCGCACCCTTCACCTCGGGCAGCCACCGCCGGCTCTTCGAGGGGCCGACAATGCACCTGACGAACAGTCACCTGACGGTCTACTCGCTGCGCGAGGTGCCGGATGAGCTGAAGGCCACCGCCACCATGCTTACACTCGACGCCGCCTGGCGCACCGTCACCAATCCGCGCGAGCGTCGACCCCGACTGGTCATCGTCGACGAGGCGTGGCTGCTGATGCGCGAGGAGCAGGGTGCCCGCTTCCTGAACCGCATGGCCAAGGGCTCCCGCAAGTACTGGGCCGGGCTGTCCGTGATCACCCAGGACAGCGCCGACCTCCTCGCCACCGACCTGGGCAAGGCAGTCGTCGCTAACGCCGCCACCCAGATCCTGCTACGCCAGGCGCCGCAGGCCATCGACGCGGTGACCGACGCCTTCCGCCTGTCCGCCGGCGAAGCCGCATACCTCCTCTCCGCGCCACAGGGCCAGGCCCTGCTATGCGCCGGGCCCGGCCAGCGGGCCGCGTTCAGCAGCGTCGCCTCCCCTGCCGAGCACCAACTGGTCACCACCAACCCGGGCGAGACCGGTGCGGCGGTCGAGGAGGCACGGTGA
- a CDS encoding type IV secretory system conjugative DNA transfer family protein, producing the protein MSAAPFILDPGERWGQLGALLVRDWPPLGAVLIAAATLRWSMRWWVHRSRQRRLTADGTTLVILAPPTVEPRAAEVLWGHLIGLLKPWWQRLAGGQPHIAFEYRFTSNGLTIRLWTPGVIPASLLRRAVESAWPGAHTTLERPEARIELGKEQPFVTGGTLRLARPEILPLRTEHGADPLRALLGAGLSLGAGEEVTVSVLVRPATGARVRRAKYRLRTMGDGSGGPARTGRLFDLLTHQPSRATLTSRDPEQNAELRAALLKAAGPQWETVTRYCVTVPTLGSDESALSAARVRGRSRAHAVASAFAVYSGRNWYARHRLRHPAESLTTRHFPHRGDLLSVPELAALAHLPTDPAAPGVQRAGARSVPPAPAIARPGPSAKPLGTADSGPTRPVGLAVSDARHHLHIVGATGSGKSTLMATMILDDARAGRGAVVIDPKGDLINELLTRLPESALGRTVLIDPDDHALPPRLNVLEGPDPDIVVDNLAGIFRRIFAAYWGPRTDDVMRAACLTLMTSTTTRDTVTLANLPPLLTDPLYRRRITRGVNDKVLRGFWAWYEQLSEPARAAVTAPLMNKLRAFLLRPFVQHTVAGGPSTIDLGAVLDGGLALVRLPKGVLGEDTARLLGSFVVAKTWQAAAQRAGRRESTRRDAAMYLDEAHNFLSLPYPLEDILAEARGYRLGLVLAHQNLAQLPRDLREGISANARSKIVFNASPDDARDLERHMRPNLTAHDLAHLGAYQAAARLVTHSADAPAFTLRTTPLPAPVPGRAGEVRRSSRSTYGPSTGK; encoded by the coding sequence GTGAGCGCCGCACCGTTCATCCTCGACCCCGGCGAGCGGTGGGGCCAGCTCGGGGCCCTCCTCGTGCGGGACTGGCCGCCCCTCGGCGCTGTGCTCATCGCGGCCGCGACGCTGCGGTGGAGCATGCGCTGGTGGGTTCACCGCTCCCGGCAACGCCGTCTCACCGCCGACGGCACCACTTTGGTAATCCTCGCCCCGCCCACCGTCGAGCCGCGAGCGGCCGAGGTCCTGTGGGGGCACCTCATCGGCCTGCTGAAGCCCTGGTGGCAACGCCTGGCCGGCGGCCAGCCGCACATCGCGTTCGAGTACCGCTTCACCTCCAACGGTCTGACCATCCGCCTCTGGACGCCCGGCGTGATCCCGGCCTCCCTGCTGCGGCGGGCGGTGGAGTCGGCCTGGCCCGGCGCCCACACCACACTCGAACGCCCGGAAGCCCGGATCGAACTCGGCAAGGAACAACCCTTCGTCACCGGCGGCACGTTGCGCTTGGCGCGGCCCGAGATCCTCCCGCTGAGGACCGAGCACGGCGCCGATCCGCTACGCGCCCTGCTCGGCGCGGGGCTCAGTCTGGGAGCCGGTGAGGAGGTCACGGTCAGCGTGCTCGTCCGCCCGGCCACCGGTGCCCGCGTCCGCCGGGCCAAGTACCGGCTCCGCACCATGGGTGACGGGAGTGGCGGGCCCGCGAGAACCGGCCGGCTCTTCGACCTCCTCACCCATCAGCCCTCTCGCGCCACGCTGACCAGCCGGGATCCCGAGCAGAACGCCGAGCTTCGCGCCGCCCTCCTCAAGGCCGCCGGACCACAGTGGGAGACCGTCACCCGCTACTGCGTCACGGTTCCTACCTTGGGAAGTGACGAGTCGGCGCTCTCGGCAGCCCGAGTGCGCGGCCGGAGCCGGGCACACGCCGTCGCCTCCGCTTTCGCCGTGTACTCCGGGCGGAACTGGTACGCCCGCCACCGGCTGCGGCATCCCGCAGAAAGCCTCACCACACGTCACTTTCCCCACCGGGGTGACCTCTTGTCCGTCCCCGAGCTCGCGGCGCTCGCGCACCTGCCCACCGACCCCGCCGCCCCAGGTGTCCAGCGCGCCGGTGCCCGCTCCGTCCCTCCCGCTCCCGCCATCGCGCGCCCCGGACCGTCCGCCAAACCCCTCGGAACCGCCGACAGCGGCCCCACCCGGCCCGTCGGCCTCGCAGTGAGCGACGCCCGCCACCACCTGCACATCGTCGGAGCCACCGGATCCGGCAAGTCCACCCTGATGGCGACCATGATCCTCGACGACGCCCGCGCCGGACGAGGCGCCGTCGTGATCGACCCCAAAGGCGACCTCATCAACGAACTCCTCACTCGCCTACCCGAGTCCGCCCTCGGACGGACCGTGCTCATCGACCCGGACGACCACGCCCTGCCGCCCCGCCTCAACGTGCTCGAAGGTCCGGACCCCGACATCGTGGTCGACAACCTCGCCGGAATCTTCCGCCGGATCTTCGCCGCCTACTGGGGCCCGCGCACCGACGACGTCATGCGCGCCGCCTGCCTCACCCTCATGACCTCCACCACCACGCGGGACACGGTCACACTCGCCAACCTGCCGCCCCTGCTCACCGACCCGCTGTACCGCCGCCGGATCACCCGCGGTGTCAACGACAAGGTCCTGCGCGGCTTCTGGGCCTGGTATGAGCAGCTCTCCGAGCCCGCCCGAGCAGCCGTCACCGCCCCGCTGATGAACAAGCTCCGCGCGTTCCTGCTGCGCCCGTTCGTCCAGCACACTGTCGCCGGCGGACCCTCCACCATCGACCTCGGAGCGGTCCTCGACGGCGGCCTCGCCCTGGTCCGCCTTCCCAAAGGCGTACTCGGCGAGGACACCGCCCGACTGCTCGGCTCCTTCGTCGTCGCCAAGACCTGGCAGGCCGCCGCCCAACGTGCGGGCCGGCGCGAGAGCACGCGGCGAGACGCCGCGATGTACCTGGACGAGGCCCACAACTTCCTCAGCCTCCCCTACCCGCTGGAGGACATCCTCGCCGAAGCCCGCGGCTACCGGCTCGGGCTCGTCCTCGCCCACCAGAACCTCGCCCAGCTCCCCCGCGACCTGCGAGAAGGCATCTCCGCCAACGCTCGCTCCAAGATCGTCTTCAATGCTTCCCCCGATGACGCCCGCGACCTCGAACGCCACATGCGCCCCAACCTCACCGCCCACGACCTCGCGCACCTCGGCGCCTACCAGGCCGCTGCCCGCCTGGTCACCCACTCTGCCGACGCCCCCGCCTTCACCCTGCGCACGACACCCCTGCCCGCGCCCGTCCCGGGACGCGCCGGCGAAGTACGCCGCTCATCCCGCTCCACCTACGGCCCCTCCACCGGAAAGTGA